In one window of Saprospiraceae bacterium DNA:
- a CDS encoding ComF family protein, which produces MNTRWITELLKNSWDGCLELLYPNLCICCEGKCLTPGQKFCLECQSQLPPSEMYRYRENEFTLKFRGRVPLSLGAALFYYQKGSRLQLAMERLKYKNEPDIGISLGAYYAQLLKQNELLQNVDLLMPVPLHPSRQRIRGYNQSAMIARGFSEVSSIPVVENVLLRSKETKSQVDKNRMERIDNMHSVFSVKQAEKIENKHIALMDDILTTGATLEACALQLLKASHCRISMLTIGMTC; this is translated from the coding sequence ATGAACACCCGATGGATCACTGAACTGCTTAAGAATTCGTGGGATGGCTGTCTGGAATTGCTGTACCCCAATTTATGTATTTGTTGCGAAGGGAAATGTCTGACACCCGGACAGAAATTTTGCCTGGAATGCCAAAGCCAGTTGCCCCCCAGTGAGATGTACCGGTATCGCGAAAATGAGTTTACACTAAAGTTCAGAGGAAGGGTTCCACTGAGCCTGGGAGCTGCACTTTTTTATTACCAGAAAGGAAGCCGGCTTCAATTGGCCATGGAGCGACTCAAATACAAAAACGAACCGGACATCGGAATTTCCCTTGGTGCATATTACGCCCAATTGTTGAAGCAGAACGAATTGCTACAAAACGTCGATCTTTTAATGCCTGTCCCATTGCATCCAAGTCGACAACGAATCCGTGGTTACAATCAATCGGCCATGATCGCCCGGGGGTTTTCGGAAGTGAGTTCGATTCCGGTTGTGGAAAATGTGCTGCTCAGAAGCAAAGAAACCAAAAGTCAGGTCGATAAAAACCGGATGGAACGCATCGATAACATGCATTCGGTATTTTCTGTTAAACAGGCTGAGAAAATCGAAAACAAACACATCGCTCTCATGGATGATATTCTCACTACGGGAGCCACGTTGGAGGCCTGTGCACTGCAGCTATTAAAAGCTTCCCATTGCAGGATTTCGATGCTGACGATCGGGATGACGTGTTGA